Proteins encoded in a region of the Triticum dicoccoides isolate Atlit2015 ecotype Zavitan chromosome 3A, WEW_v2.0, whole genome shotgun sequence genome:
- the LOC119267371 gene encoding zinc finger CCCH domain-containing protein 13-like isoform X2 — MSGAPKRSHEEGSHSTPAKRPLDDSSLYSSPSGKLIQPGGSDFHGPFEHDGRFAKVPRVESRDDKRPPLTHRMPVGSSNFVDHPTSSDSKLESKQNKDARDTKVDDREAKADARDVHSDSRIEFPGNKAETDVKTNNRADDTEIRVDRRAHGDFTGDVVKSDKDSHPTGTSNIAWKDNKDHRGKRYVDQPDDTPGWRFLRPGMQGTDQTLKVQTIVEERSSKDAHESTGENKIEPKSEDKFRDKDRRKKDEKYRDFGARDADRNDRRIGSQLAGGSVERREIQRDDRDAEKWDRERKDSQKDKENNDREKDSAKKDSFVAVDKENTILEKTASDGAVKPAEHESTAAEMKTLKDDTWKSHDRDLKDKKREKDVDTGDRHDQRSKYNDKESDDTGPEGDTEKDKDTFGSIQRRRMARPKGGSQASQREPRFRSKMRDGEGSQGKSEVSAIVYKAGECMQELLKSWKEFEATPDARNAENQQNGPTLEIRIPAEFVTSTNRQVKGAQLWGTDVYTNDSDLVAVLMHTGYCSPTSSPPPSAIQELRATVRVLPPQDSYTSTLRNNVRSRAWGAGIGCSFRIERCCIVKKGGGAIDLEPRLSHTSAVEPTLAPVAVERTMTTRAAASNALRQQRFVREVTIQYNLCNEPWLKYSISIVADKGLKKSLYTSARLKKGEVIYLETHFNRYELCFSGEKPRSIGSNSNASDLEPEKHQNNSHHHLQNGDRGATEHELRDVFRWSRCKKAMPEVAMRSIGIPLPAEQVEVLQDNLEWEDVQWSQTGVWVSGKEYPLARVHFLSAN, encoded by the exons ATGAGCGGTGCTCCAAAAAGATCGCATGAGGAGGGTAGCCATTCTACACCTGCGAAACGGCCTCTGGACGATAGCAGCTTGTACTCGAGCCCTTCTGGGAAACTCATTCAACCAGGCGGCAGTGATTTCCATGGTCCTTTTGAACATGATGGAAGATTTGCCAAAGTACCACGTGTTGAGTCACGTGATGATAAGAGGCCACCTCTGACACATCGGATGCCTGTTGGCTCCTCCAACTTTGTTGACCACCCGACCTCATCTGACAGCAAATTagaatcaaaacaaaacaaagatgcACGGGACACCAAGGTTGACGACCGGGAGGCAAAAGCTGATGCTCGGGATGTCCATAGTGATAGCAGGATTGAATTTCCAGGCAATAAAGCTGAGACTGATGTGAAGACAAACAACAGAGCAGATGACACTGAAATAAGAGTTGACCGGAGGGCGCATGGTGATTTCACAGGTGATGTTGTCAAATCAGATAAGGATAGCCATCCTACTGGAACTTCAAACATAGCCTGGAAAGATAATAAAGACCATAGAGGTAAAAGATATGTTGATCAGCCAGATGATACTCCAGGATGGCGTTTTCTTCGTCCTGGTATGCAAGGCACTGATCAAACTCTCAAGGTTCAAACTATTGTGGAAGAGCGCAGCTCCAAGGATGCACATGAATCTACTGGTGAGAATAAAATAGAACCTAAAAGTGAAGATAAGTTTAGAGACAAGGACAGGAGAAAGAAAGATGAAAAATATAGAGATTTTGGTGCAAGAGACGCTGATAGAAATGATCGCAGAATTGGTAGTCAGCTTGCAGGTGGTAGTGTTGAACGAAGAGAAATTCAAAGGGATGATCGGGATGCTGAAAAATGGGACAGGGAAAGAAAAGATTCCCAGAAGGACAAGGAAAACAATGACCGCGagaaggattctgccaagaaggatTCATTTGTAGCAGTTGACAAGGAGAACACAATACTGGAAAAAACAGCTTCTGATGGAGCTGTTAAACCTGCTGAACATGAGAGTACAGCTGCTGAAATGAAGACACTTAAAGATGACACATGGAAATCTCATGATAGGGATCTTAAGGACAAGAAAAGAGAGAAGGATGTGGATACAGGAGACAGGCATGACCAAAGGAGTAAATACAATGACAAAGAATCTGATGATACTGGTCCTGAAGGAGATACAGAGAAAGATAAGGATACTTTTGGAAGTATACAGCGCAGGAGGATGGCACGCCCAAAGGGAGGTAGTCAAGCATCTCAACGGGAACCTCGGTTCCGGTCCAAAATGCGTGATGGTGAAGG GTCTCAAG GTAAATCTGAGGTATCTGCAATTGTATATAAAGCTGGTGAATGCATGCAAGAGCTTCTGAAATCGTGGAAAGAGTTTGAAGCTACCCCAGATGCTAGAAATGCTGAGAATCAACAAAATGGTCCTACTCTTGAAATTCGGATACCTGCGGAGTTTGTTACTTCCACGAATCGGCAA GTAAAAGGTGCTCAGCTTTGGGGAACAGATGTTTATACAAATGATTCAGACCTTGTGGCTG TGTTAATGCATACTGGTTACTGCTCCCCCACATCATCACCTCCACCATCTGCCATCCAAGAACTGCGTGCAACTGTTCGTGTGCTACCACCACAAGACA GCTATACTTCAACACTAAGGAACAATGTCCGTTCACGTGCTTGGGGCGCTGGTATTGGTTGTAGCTTCCGCATAGAACGCTGCTGCATTGTTAAG AAAggtggtggtgccattgatcttgaGCCTCGCCTTAGCCATACGTCAGCCGTGGAGCCTACACTAGCTCCAGTTGCAGTGGAGCGTACAATGACAACACGAGCAGCAGCTTCT AATGCATTACGTCAACAAAGATTTGTTCGGGAAGTTACAATACAGTACAATCTCTGCAACGAGCCATG GTTAAAGTACAGTATAAGCATTGTGGCGGACAAGGGATTGAAGAAGTCTCTTTATACTTCTGCGAGGCTGAAAAAGGGCGAAGTCATATACTTGGAAACACATTTCAATAG GTATGAGCTGTGCTTCAGTGGGGAAAAGCCTCGCTCCATTGGATCAAATTCCAATGCATCTGATTTGGAACCGGAAAAACACCAGAACAATAGCCACCACCATTTGCAAAATGGAGATAGGGGCGCCACGGAACATGAACTCCGGGACGTGTTCCGATGGTCACGGTGTAAGAAGGCCATGCCTGAGGTTGCCATGAGATCCATTGGTATCCCACTGCCAGCTGAACAAGTTGAG GTGCTGCAGGACAATCTGGAGTGGGAGGATGTGCAGTGGTCGCAGACCGGCGTCTGGGTTTCTGGGAAGGAGTATCCGCTTGCCCGCGTGCATTTCCTCTCGGCGAACTAG
- the LOC119272026 gene encoding uncharacterized protein LOC119272026 yields the protein MAAASGIAGTFSVRPTAPAGRLCSCAAAAGEARSRGADGGGGGAGKWWVPLLGWSGQADYIDAQPAPALEEDRDRAAGKRRFGVLTEEKARQLRLRMMETESFHDVMYHSAIASRLASAPPDTARRTKP from the coding sequence ATGGCAGCCGCGTCAGGAATCGCCGGTACGTTCTCCGTCCGCCCCACGGCGCCGGCGGGCCGGCTATGCTCGTGCGCCGCCGCGGCCGGCGAGGCGAGGTCCCGCGGCGCcgacgggggcgggggcggggccggGAAGTGGTGGGTGCCGCTCCTGGGGTGGTCGGGCCAGGCCGACTACATCGACGCCCAGCCGGCGCCGGCGCTGGAGGAGGACCGCGACCGGGCTGCGGGGAAGAGGCGGTTCGGGGTGCTGACGGAGGAGAAGGCGCGGCAGCTGCGGCTGCGGATGATGGAGACGGAGAGCTTCCACGACGTCATGTACCACTCCGCCATCGCGTCCCGCCTCGCCTCCGCCCCGCCCGACACCGCCCGCCGCACCAAGCCGTAG
- the LOC119267371 gene encoding zinc finger CCCH domain-containing protein 13-like isoform X1 has product MSGAPKRSHEEGSHSTPAKRPLDDSSLYSSPSGKLIQPGGSDFHGPFEHDGRFAKVPRVESRDDKRPPLTHRMPVGSSNFVDHPTSSDSKLESKQNKDARDTKVDDREAKADARDVHSDSRIEFPGNKAETDVKTNNRADDTEIRVDRRAHGDFTGDVVKSDKDSHPTGTSNIAWKDNKDHRGKRYVDQPDDTPGWRFLRPGMQGTDQTLKVQTIVEERSSKDAHESTGENKIEPKSEDKFRDKDRRKKDEKYRDFGARDADRNDRRIGSQLAGGSVERREIQRDDRDAEKWDRERKDSQKDKENNDREKDSAKKDSFVAVDKENTILEKTASDGAVKPAEHESTAAEMKTLKDDTWKSHDRDLKDKKREKDVDTGDRHDQRSKYNDKESDDTGPEGDTEKDKDTFGSIQRRRMARPKGGSQASQREPRFRSKMRDGEGSQGKSEVSAIVYKAGECMQELLKSWKEFEATPDARNAENQQNGPTLEIRIPAEFVTSTNRQVKGAQLWGTDVYTNDSDLVAVLMHTGYCSPTSSPPPSAIQELRATVRVLPPQDSYTSTLRNNVRSRAWGAGIGCSFRIERCCIVKKGGGAIDLEPRLSHTSAVEPTLAPVAVERTMTTRAAASNALRQQRFVREVTIQYNLCNEPWLKYSISIVADKGLKKSLYTSARLKKGEVIYLETHFNSSRRYELCFSGEKPRSIGSNSNASDLEPEKHQNNSHHHLQNGDRGATEHELRDVFRWSRCKKAMPEVAMRSIGIPLPAEQVEVLQDNLEWEDVQWSQTGVWVSGKEYPLARVHFLSAN; this is encoded by the exons ATGAGCGGTGCTCCAAAAAGATCGCATGAGGAGGGTAGCCATTCTACACCTGCGAAACGGCCTCTGGACGATAGCAGCTTGTACTCGAGCCCTTCTGGGAAACTCATTCAACCAGGCGGCAGTGATTTCCATGGTCCTTTTGAACATGATGGAAGATTTGCCAAAGTACCACGTGTTGAGTCACGTGATGATAAGAGGCCACCTCTGACACATCGGATGCCTGTTGGCTCCTCCAACTTTGTTGACCACCCGACCTCATCTGACAGCAAATTagaatcaaaacaaaacaaagatgcACGGGACACCAAGGTTGACGACCGGGAGGCAAAAGCTGATGCTCGGGATGTCCATAGTGATAGCAGGATTGAATTTCCAGGCAATAAAGCTGAGACTGATGTGAAGACAAACAACAGAGCAGATGACACTGAAATAAGAGTTGACCGGAGGGCGCATGGTGATTTCACAGGTGATGTTGTCAAATCAGATAAGGATAGCCATCCTACTGGAACTTCAAACATAGCCTGGAAAGATAATAAAGACCATAGAGGTAAAAGATATGTTGATCAGCCAGATGATACTCCAGGATGGCGTTTTCTTCGTCCTGGTATGCAAGGCACTGATCAAACTCTCAAGGTTCAAACTATTGTGGAAGAGCGCAGCTCCAAGGATGCACATGAATCTACTGGTGAGAATAAAATAGAACCTAAAAGTGAAGATAAGTTTAGAGACAAGGACAGGAGAAAGAAAGATGAAAAATATAGAGATTTTGGTGCAAGAGACGCTGATAGAAATGATCGCAGAATTGGTAGTCAGCTTGCAGGTGGTAGTGTTGAACGAAGAGAAATTCAAAGGGATGATCGGGATGCTGAAAAATGGGACAGGGAAAGAAAAGATTCCCAGAAGGACAAGGAAAACAATGACCGCGagaaggattctgccaagaaggatTCATTTGTAGCAGTTGACAAGGAGAACACAATACTGGAAAAAACAGCTTCTGATGGAGCTGTTAAACCTGCTGAACATGAGAGTACAGCTGCTGAAATGAAGACACTTAAAGATGACACATGGAAATCTCATGATAGGGATCTTAAGGACAAGAAAAGAGAGAAGGATGTGGATACAGGAGACAGGCATGACCAAAGGAGTAAATACAATGACAAAGAATCTGATGATACTGGTCCTGAAGGAGATACAGAGAAAGATAAGGATACTTTTGGAAGTATACAGCGCAGGAGGATGGCACGCCCAAAGGGAGGTAGTCAAGCATCTCAACGGGAACCTCGGTTCCGGTCCAAAATGCGTGATGGTGAAGG GTCTCAAG GTAAATCTGAGGTATCTGCAATTGTATATAAAGCTGGTGAATGCATGCAAGAGCTTCTGAAATCGTGGAAAGAGTTTGAAGCTACCCCAGATGCTAGAAATGCTGAGAATCAACAAAATGGTCCTACTCTTGAAATTCGGATACCTGCGGAGTTTGTTACTTCCACGAATCGGCAA GTAAAAGGTGCTCAGCTTTGGGGAACAGATGTTTATACAAATGATTCAGACCTTGTGGCTG TGTTAATGCATACTGGTTACTGCTCCCCCACATCATCACCTCCACCATCTGCCATCCAAGAACTGCGTGCAACTGTTCGTGTGCTACCACCACAAGACA GCTATACTTCAACACTAAGGAACAATGTCCGTTCACGTGCTTGGGGCGCTGGTATTGGTTGTAGCTTCCGCATAGAACGCTGCTGCATTGTTAAG AAAggtggtggtgccattgatcttgaGCCTCGCCTTAGCCATACGTCAGCCGTGGAGCCTACACTAGCTCCAGTTGCAGTGGAGCGTACAATGACAACACGAGCAGCAGCTTCT AATGCATTACGTCAACAAAGATTTGTTCGGGAAGTTACAATACAGTACAATCTCTGCAACGAGCCATG GTTAAAGTACAGTATAAGCATTGTGGCGGACAAGGGATTGAAGAAGTCTCTTTATACTTCTGCGAGGCTGAAAAAGGGCGAAGTCATATACTTGGAAACACATTTCAATAG TTCTCGCAGGTATGAGCTGTGCTTCAGTGGGGAAAAGCCTCGCTCCATTGGATCAAATTCCAATGCATCTGATTTGGAACCGGAAAAACACCAGAACAATAGCCACCACCATTTGCAAAATGGAGATAGGGGCGCCACGGAACATGAACTCCGGGACGTGTTCCGATGGTCACGGTGTAAGAAGGCCATGCCTGAGGTTGCCATGAGATCCATTGGTATCCCACTGCCAGCTGAACAAGTTGAG GTGCTGCAGGACAATCTGGAGTGGGAGGATGTGCAGTGGTCGCAGACCGGCGTCTGGGTTTCTGGGAAGGAGTATCCGCTTGCCCGCGTGCATTTCCTCTCGGCGAACTAG